In Nicotiana tabacum cultivar K326 chromosome 21, ASM71507v2, whole genome shotgun sequence, one DNA window encodes the following:
- the LOC107767780 gene encoding leucine-rich repeat extensin-like protein 4, with protein MASFSNPITTTTTFIILILSLTSLFNNLTAKNGHKTPLHHNRRGHSSSIKAIANPRLHQAYIALQAWKRVIYSDPNNLTTNWIGPSVCNYTGVYCSKLPNDTKLQVVAGIDLNHADIAGFLPDELGLLNDLALLHLNSNRFCGILPLTLSNLTLLYELDLSNNRFVGPFPSVVLSLPSLKYLDLRYNEFEGPLPSQLFSKNLDAIFFNNNRLTSVIPSNLGSSSASVIVFANNFFGGQLPPSIANFANTLEELLLINTSLTGCLPPEVGFLYKLRVFDVSYNKLVGPIPYTIAGLAHLEMLNLAHNMMSGIVQEGICVLPNLSNFTFSYNYFCEEQGICSNLTSKGIVSDDRRNCLPDKPLQRSKKDCEAVNEHPVECF; from the coding sequence ATGGCTTCATTTTCCAATCCCattaccaccaccaccacctttATTATCTTGATACTAAGTCTTACATCCTTGTTCAACAACTTAACAGCCAAAAATGGTCACAAAACCCCCCTGCACCATAATCGTCGTGGCCATTCTTCCTCCATTAAGGCTATAGCAAATCCAAGGCTCCATCAAGCCTACATTGCTCTACAAGCTTGGAAGCGCGTGATTTACTCTGATCCTAACAATTTAACTACCAATTGGATAGGTCCTTCAGTCTGCAATTACACAGGAGTTTACTGCTCAAAACTCCCTAATgacacaaaactccaagttgttGCTGGCATTGATTTAAACCATGCTGACATAGCCGGTTTCCTGCCAGATGAACTTGGCCTTCTCAATGACTTAGCATTGCTTCACCTAAACAGTAATCGTTTTTGTGGAATCCTCCCGCTCACTTTATCCAATCTAACTCTCTTATATGAGCTTGATCTTAGTAACAACAGGTTTGTAGGTCCTTTCCCTTCTGTTGTCCTGTCTCTTCCTTCGTTAAAGTATCTTGATCTTCGTTACAATGAATTCGAAGGGCCATTGCCTTCTCAACTCTTTAGCAAGAATcttgatgccattttctttaacAACAATCGCCTCACGTCTGTAATCCCATCAAATTTAGGCTCAAGTTCAGCTTCTGTTATTGTTTTCGCGAATAACTTCTTTGGAGGTCAACTTCCACCTAGCATAGCCAACTTTGCAAACACATTAGAAGAATTACTCCTAATTAATACTAGTTTAACAGGGTGTTTGCCTCCTGAAGTTGGATTCTTGTACAAGTTAAGAGTGTTTGATGTGAGCTATAACAAGTTAGTAGGGCCAATTCCTTATACTATAGCAGGGTTAGCTCATTTGGAGATGCTAAATTTAGCACATAATATGATGAGTGGAATTGTGCAAGAAGGAATATGTGTTTTGCCTAATCTGTCAAACTTCACATTCTCTTATAACTATTTCTGTGAGGAGCAAGGCATTTGTAGCAACTTGACATCAAAGGGCATTGTGTCCGATGATCGTCGGAACTGTCTGCCAGATAAGCCTCTTCAAAGAAGCAAGAAGGATTGTGAAGCTGTGAATGAGCATCCAGTTGAGTGTTTTTAA